The Carassius carassius chromosome 37, fCarCar2.1, whole genome shotgun sequence genomic sequence TATGTATCTTGATGCTTTCtaaacatttgctgaaatttATGGAAACTGACAACCTGCCAACAACCAAGTGCGTTTTGAACAGCTCTTCGTTTAACAATGTAAcaatatataatttgtgaaaatccacaaaacacaacTGTAAACCCATTAGTTAGGCTATACAGTAAACAAACTAATGCAGCGACTGCAACATTTCGACCTAATCTTAACCAGCCATTCAGCCATTCTGACTTGAAACAGCACGTTTAACATTTCTAAAGATTAACGTAACAAAAACAGCAAATCTAGATCCAAATGAATTTTTTAGCCTACTTATGTTCAGTTTTCACGTGTCTGTCCGTCAGTTAAACGGATGATGCACCTGTTCGGGAAGGCCGTTGTGCGGCGGGTAGCTGCAGGCGGAGATGGAGCTTCCTCCAGGGCTCACCGGCGGAGTCATGCCGCTCAGAGGCACCAGAGCGTTCGGATGCCGGTGGTACGGTCTGTAGGATGGATGAAGGTGATGGTGTTGACCGTGGTAATAATTCACGGGGGAGTTGGCGTAATCGTTTGGAGACAGGGGGCGCGCGTTACCAAGCATGGGCTGCAGGTAGCCGTGCGTCGGAGAGCAGGACTGGTGGCTCCAGGAGCTGGTGCTGACGAACGGGCTTTGCCAGTAAACGGGCTCCTGTTGCAGGCAGTACGAGTCGGTGAAGTTAAATCCAGACGGTAAGGGTGGTGGTCGGAAGGGTCTCTTGACGCGCCTCCTGCGCCTGTAATTACCTTTCTCAAACATATCGCTAAACGCTGGGTCTAGCGTCCAGAAGTTCCCCTTCCTCTCCCCGCCACTCTCCCGGGGAATCTTCAAGAAGCACTCGTTGAGGCTCAGATTGTGCCTGATGCTGTTCTGCCATCCTTTTTTATTCTTCTCGTAGTATGGAAACTTGGATACGATAAAGCTGTAGATGTCATTCAGGGTCAGCTTCTTCTCCTCGCTTTCTCTGATGGCCATTGCAATGAGAGCCACGTACGAATAAGGAGGTTTTTCTGTTGCTGGAGCGGCTCCTCCATCCCCCGCGGTACCCTGGCCGTCCTCTGCGGTATCGCGGGATTGCAGGTTATCAGACCCCGCGCTAGGATCCATGAGACGGGCTTGAGCTGGATGGATGAACGGCGAGATTCTCAGTAGCGAACAGCACAGGTGTAAAGTTAAAAGTGTCCAGGTGTGCTTCGGATTTGTTTTAGTCTCCACCTACCTGCCATGCCTCCTGTCGGTATCCTGAGGTCAAAAGTTCGCGAATTCAACATGAAAGAGGGTCGCAGATGTATTTTGACTGCTTGGTAAATGTTACAGTAAACATCTGTTTGATGTCGCCGGCATTAAAAACACTGCGTTAAGCCAacgttaatgttttattttttattcttattatttatgtTGTGAACTGATTGTGCaattgattttcaaatattagattaaatattaaaactgCAGGCTAAAGTTTGCAATGTCAAAAAGCAAATCATTCTATCCTTTATCGTATTTAAAAGGTCTGTGCGCATATTTTTAATCCGCAGGCCTCAATAATCATGCTATAAATAATATTAGACACATATATAACATTTAACTAACGCATTTGGGGATTTTGTGGACTGCGCTCAAGAACAAAGAGCTTCTGATTTGTAAACTTCATCCTCTGCACAGTCTTTCCCACAACAGCTCCGtccaatcaaataaatgaaacatgtCATCAAAGGTGCCGCCTTGTTAAGACCTTATTTGATAAGCCTTTATTCTCAGCATAATATGATATACTGCCTACGTCTATATGCAAAACATATCttattttataactttatatttgttgatatgattttttctttatttcttgaaAAATGGGCTGTAAAAGGAAGActattaaactaattaaaaaataggattttttttaaaagtatttttttttcttctgatagTGATTGGACTGGAATTAATTACCTGAAAATGAAATTATAGCAATATTTAGGCTGAAAATGAAAGTCTTTTGGACTAACGTTGTGTGAATCTGCCTTTAAGATTGACTTGCATAATGATATTACAATGAGCCAGAATTACTCATTAGTTAAGGTTAGTTAAGGCATACATGAAAATGTACTAATAATtagtaatacatttattacagtatttattttttttaatgtcagttcattgttagttcatattagatcaggtccattaaatactattaacagatacaactttggtttaatgaatacatgtatataatataaataaggtTAATACAtgcttttcagtattttttttatataattctttATAACTGCATGCAtagttatttatttctatatataactaataactaatgttaacaaatataaCCAGTATTGTAGTGTTACCTATCATTTTAATAACTTCAGTGTGAATAGTTTTGCTTATTGTCACTGAATGAATCTTGAGTTTAGAGACATTgtttacaataaacaaataaaaaaaattacaaattgtaaaataattatctAATGAACATGCTCTTTTGCAGGTTAAGTGCAAAAATATATGTCTCaaaaaaatcattgtattgtAATATCAAAGTGATTTATGGATTGTGCAGTATAATTGACCACAGGCTGTAATGTCCTTAATCTGA encodes the following:
- the LOC132117737 gene encoding forkhead box protein L2-like gives rise to the protein MDPSAGSDNLQSRDTAEDGQGTAGDGGAAPATEKPPYSYVALIAMAIRESEEKKLTLNDIYSFIVSKFPYYEKNKKGWQNSIRHNLSLNECFLKIPRESGGERKGNFWTLDPAFSDMFEKGNYRRRRRVKRPFRPPPLPSGFNFTDSYCLQQEPVYWQSPFVSTSSWSHQSCSPTHGYLQPMLGNARPLSPNDYANSPVNYYHGQHHHLHPSYRPYHRHPNALVPLSGMTPPVSPGGSSISACSYPPHNGLPEQVHHPFN